The following are encoded together in the Naumannella cuiyingiana genome:
- a CDS encoding DUF3117 domain-containing protein, with amino-acid sequence MAAMKPRTGDGPMEVTKEGRGIVMRVPLEGGGRLVVEMNAQEAEELAAALKGVVG; translated from the coding sequence ATGGCAGCGATGAAGCCGCGCACGGGGGACGGCCCGATGGAGGTCACCAAAGAGGGCAGGGGCATCGTGATGCGGGTACCGCTCGAGGGTGGCGGTCGTCTGGTCGTCGAGATGAACGCCCAGGAGGCAGAGGAGCTGGCGGCCGCGCTGAAAGGCGTCGTGGGCTGA
- a CDS encoding SRPBCC family protein: MTTDANEQRRVEHIDRDGTPATRVVVTRHYRTDVADLWQALTDAERLPRWFLPVTGDLAVGGRYQLDGNAGGEVLSCDPPRHLAITWEMGGGPSWVDVTLSPDADGTVLELVHEAPVAPEFWETYGPGATGIGWDLALHRGLAEHLRTGAAVDRAEGEAWPTTPEGRAFVIEAANAWVDAAIAAGDEPAGARAAGVRCIAFYTGEGGDGERSGE; encoded by the coding sequence ATGACTACCGATGCCAACGAACAGCGCAGGGTCGAACACATCGACCGGGACGGCACGCCGGCCACCCGGGTGGTGGTCACCCGGCACTACCGGACCGATGTCGCCGACCTCTGGCAGGCCCTGACCGATGCCGAGCGGTTGCCGCGCTGGTTCCTGCCGGTGACCGGCGATCTCGCGGTCGGCGGGCGCTACCAACTCGACGGCAATGCCGGCGGTGAGGTGCTCTCCTGCGACCCGCCGCGACACCTCGCCATCACCTGGGAGATGGGCGGCGGCCCGAGCTGGGTCGACGTCACGCTCAGCCCCGATGCCGACGGGACCGTGCTCGAGCTGGTCCACGAGGCCCCGGTGGCACCGGAGTTCTGGGAGACCTACGGCCCGGGCGCGACCGGTATCGGCTGGGACCTGGCGCTGCATCGCGGGCTGGCCGAGCATCTGCGTACCGGAGCGGCGGTCGACCGGGCCGAGGGCGAGGCGTGGCCGACCACCCCCGAGGGCCGGGCGTTCGTCATCGAGGCGGCCAATGCCTGGGTGGACGCGGCGATCGCCGCCGGCGACGAGCCCGCCGGAGCGCGTGCGGCGGGAGTCCGCTGCATCGCCTTCTACACGGGCGAGGGCGGGGATGGCGAACGCTCGGGCGAGTGA
- the glgA gene encoding glycogen synthase, with the protein MRVALLTREYPPHIYGGAGVHVGQLVPPLRALVDVDVQAMGEPREGATAHPESYPPGANAALRVFGADLAMVAATPPVDLVHSHTWYANLAGHLTGLYQDIPHVVTAHSLEPHRPWKAEQLGGGYRLSSWAERTAYGAASAVIAVSDGMRRDVLDSYPELDPARVHVVRNGIDTEEFRPDPGTAAPDSIGMALDRPTVVFVGRITRQKGVIHLVRAAERFDPDTQLVLLAGAPDTPEIAEQISSAVAELERRRGNVVWVQEMLPRESVRQVLSHATVFACPSVYEPLGIVNLEAMACETAVVASAVGGIPEVVVDGETGLLVPYDPARADDPTFVAAFEADLADKINSLTREPGRAAAMGRAGRERAITEFSWPKIAAETVEVYAAAIADPLRPAAGPR; encoded by the coding sequence ATGCGTGTCGCCCTGCTGACCCGGGAGTACCCGCCGCACATCTACGGCGGCGCCGGGGTGCACGTCGGGCAACTGGTGCCACCGCTGCGCGCGCTCGTCGACGTCGACGTGCAGGCGATGGGCGAGCCGCGCGAGGGCGCCACGGCGCACCCTGAGTCCTATCCGCCCGGCGCGAATGCAGCGCTGCGGGTCTTCGGCGCGGATCTGGCGATGGTGGCGGCGACCCCGCCGGTCGACCTGGTGCATTCCCACACCTGGTACGCCAACCTTGCCGGCCATCTGACCGGTCTCTACCAGGACATCCCGCACGTGGTGACGGCGCACTCGCTGGAGCCGCACCGGCCGTGGAAGGCCGAGCAGCTCGGTGGCGGGTACCGGCTGAGCAGCTGGGCCGAGCGTACCGCCTATGGCGCGGCGTCGGCGGTGATCGCCGTCAGCGACGGGATGCGCCGCGATGTGCTCGACTCCTACCCCGAGCTCGACCCGGCGCGGGTGCACGTGGTCCGCAACGGCATCGACACCGAGGAGTTCCGGCCGGACCCGGGGACCGCCGCGCCCGACTCGATCGGGATGGCGCTGGATCGGCCGACCGTGGTCTTCGTCGGCCGGATCACGCGGCAGAAGGGCGTGATCCACCTCGTCCGGGCGGCGGAGCGGTTCGATCCCGACACCCAGCTCGTGCTGTTGGCCGGCGCGCCCGACACCCCCGAGATCGCCGAACAGATCTCCTCGGCGGTCGCCGAGCTGGAGCGCCGCCGCGGCAATGTCGTCTGGGTGCAGGAGATGCTGCCGCGCGAGTCGGTACGCCAGGTGTTGTCCCATGCCACGGTGTTCGCCTGCCCGAGCGTCTATGAGCCGCTCGGCATCGTGAACCTGGAGGCGATGGCATGTGAGACGGCCGTGGTGGCCAGCGCGGTCGGCGGCATTCCGGAGGTGGTCGTCGACGGCGAGACGGGCCTGCTGGTCCCCTACGACCCGGCCCGCGCCGACGACCCCACCTTCGTCGCGGCGTTCGAGGCCGACCTGGCCGACAAGATCAATTCGCTGACCCGGGAACCGGGGCGGGCAGCGGCGATGGGCCGGGCCGGCCGGGAACGGGCGATCACCGAGTTCAGTTGGCCCAAGATCGCGGCGGAGACCGTCGAGGTCTATGCCGCGGCGATCGCCGACCCGCTGCGCCCGGCGGCCGGGCCCCGCTGA
- a CDS encoding TIGR00730 family Rossman fold protein, whose amino-acid sequence MNPVTDDDRSPEPGQQAGPVTRSGRSRLETTTDQRLLESRGPADWVHTDPWRVLRIQAEFVEGFGALAELGLAVSVFGSARTPPDHPMYAAARQIGRRLVEAGFAVITGGGPGIMEAANRGAADADGVSVGLGIELPFESKLNDWVSLGINFRYFFARKTMFVKYSQGFVVMPGGFGTFDELFEALTLAQTRKVTNFPVVLFGTQYWSGLLAWLREQVLGGGYIAPIDLDRLVVTDDIERVIATMNTDWDEGPAERPE is encoded by the coding sequence ATGAACCCCGTGACGGACGACGACCGCAGCCCCGAGCCGGGCCAGCAGGCCGGACCGGTGACCCGCAGCGGACGGTCCCGGCTGGAGACGACCACCGACCAGCGGCTGCTCGAATCCCGCGGACCCGCCGACTGGGTACACACCGATCCGTGGCGGGTGTTGCGCATCCAGGCCGAGTTCGTCGAGGGCTTCGGTGCGCTCGCCGAGCTCGGGCTGGCCGTCAGCGTCTTCGGATCCGCGCGTACGCCGCCCGATCACCCGATGTATGCCGCAGCGCGCCAGATCGGCCGCCGGCTGGTCGAGGCCGGCTTCGCCGTGATCACGGGCGGGGGCCCGGGCATCATGGAGGCGGCCAACCGCGGTGCGGCCGATGCCGACGGCGTGTCGGTCGGGCTGGGCATCGAGCTGCCCTTCGAGAGCAAGCTGAACGACTGGGTCAGCCTCGGGATCAACTTCCGCTACTTCTTCGCCCGCAAGACCATGTTCGTCAAGTACTCCCAGGGCTTCGTGGTGATGCCAGGCGGATTCGGCACCTTCGACGAGCTGTTCGAGGCGCTGACCCTGGCGCAGACCCGCAAGGTGACCAATTTTCCGGTGGTGTTGTTCGGTACGCAGTACTGGTCGGGGCTGCTCGCCTGGCTCCGCGAACAGGTGCTCGGCGGTGGCTACATCGCCCCGATCGATCTCGACCGGCTGGTGGTCACCGATGACATCGAGCGGGTCATCGCGACGATGAACACCGACTGGGACGAGGGCCCCGCGGAGCGCCCCGAATGA
- a CDS encoding O-methyltransferase yields MSAPDDPAAAAAQQAPTDAGRAPKPASWVYAEDFAPESAAALAARAAAADFGIAPVSRGAAALLTVLARAIGARAVVEIGSGTGVSGLALFAGMAPDGILTSVDIEGEHQARAREAFGSVGVPDRRFRLIQGEALTVLPKLSDGAYDLVLVDADKLEYAEYVAQAVRLLRPGGLLVIDNALWHDRVADPRNSEDETILIREALEAIRDGDELLASLVPVGDGLLLGVRRPGVPADR; encoded by the coding sequence ATGAGCGCTCCCGACGATCCCGCGGCCGCGGCGGCCCAGCAGGCACCCACGGATGCGGGCCGGGCGCCGAAACCCGCCTCCTGGGTGTACGCCGAGGACTTCGCTCCGGAGAGCGCAGCCGCGCTGGCGGCGCGCGCCGCCGCCGCCGATTTCGGCATCGCCCCGGTCAGCCGGGGCGCCGCCGCGCTGCTCACCGTGCTGGCCCGTGCCATCGGCGCGCGGGCGGTCGTGGAGATCGGCTCCGGAACGGGCGTGTCCGGGCTGGCCCTGTTCGCGGGGATGGCCCCCGACGGCATCCTGACCAGCGTCGACATCGAGGGCGAGCACCAGGCCCGGGCGCGCGAGGCGTTCGGCTCGGTGGGCGTACCGGATCGGCGCTTCCGGCTGATCCAGGGCGAGGCGCTGACCGTGTTGCCCAAGCTCAGCGACGGCGCCTACGACCTCGTGCTGGTCGATGCGGACAAGCTGGAGTACGCCGAGTACGTCGCCCAGGCGGTACGCCTGCTGCGGCCGGGTGGCCTGTTGGTCATCGACAACGCGCTGTGGCACGACCGGGTCGCCGACCCCCGCAACTCCGAGGACGAGACGATCCTGATCAGGGAGGCCCTGGAGGCGATCCGGGACGGCGACGAGCTGCTCGCCTCGCTGGTCCCGGTCGGCGACGGCCTGCTGCTGGGCGTGCGCCGACCCGGCGTACCGGCCGATCGGTGA
- a CDS encoding DivIVA domain-containing protein produces the protein MVWLIVIVAVAVLGAGAMVAGGAFGGMPDEPERDDFRPALPPTRITGDDLRDVRFQVQLRGYDMTRVDELLERLGRELDQRDDELTELRRLAQDGGASERSAPAEARDTE, from the coding sequence ATGGTCTGGCTGATCGTGATCGTCGCCGTCGCCGTGCTCGGCGCCGGGGCAATGGTGGCCGGCGGAGCCTTCGGCGGGATGCCGGACGAGCCGGAGCGCGACGACTTCCGCCCGGCCCTGCCGCCCACCCGGATCACGGGTGATGATCTGCGCGATGTCCGGTTCCAGGTGCAGTTGCGTGGCTATGACATGACGCGCGTCGACGAGCTGCTCGAGCGGCTCGGGCGCGAGCTCGACCAGCGCGACGACGAGCTGACCGAACTTCGCCGGCTCGCCCAAGACGGCGGCGCTTCCGAACGCTCGGCGCCCGCCGAGGCGCGCGATACGGAATAA
- a CDS encoding Nramp family divalent metal transporter, with protein MATRADEAGEVRPSWKLIGPGIVVAATGVGAADLVATLIAGSKFGYALLWAVVLGCLLKIILVEGAGRWTLATGTSIYDGWAKLGVWTSIYFVPYIIVWGFVYGAAAMAGTGLPLNALFPVLPTPVWGIISGIAGALLVWFGRYATFEKVCAVLVGIMFVCVVGAAIITVPNLPQLLAGLVPTIPDGGAVNVLSLAGGVGGTITLAAYGYWLREKGWSTPRFMKVMRIDNTMAYVITGIFVVATLIMGAEVLYSAQVAVSSGDKGLLDLTNVLQERYGFIASKVFLVGFWAVAMSSLIGVWNGVSLMFADFVRRARSEPVDSPNARTGGKYYRAYILWLTFPPMILVALGRPDWLILAYTVLGAFFMPFLGLTLIFLLNSKAMGQWRNRWWANVGLVLVAVLFFYLGFNELTKAFT; from the coding sequence ATGGCGACACGAGCGGACGAGGCCGGCGAGGTTCGCCCGAGCTGGAAATTGATCGGCCCGGGCATCGTGGTGGCGGCCACCGGTGTCGGGGCGGCTGACCTGGTCGCCACCTTGATCGCCGGCTCCAAATTCGGCTATGCCCTGCTCTGGGCCGTCGTGCTCGGCTGCCTGCTCAAGATCATCCTGGTCGAGGGGGCCGGGCGCTGGACGCTCGCCACCGGCACCAGCATCTATGACGGCTGGGCGAAGCTCGGCGTGTGGACCAGCATCTATTTCGTGCCCTACATCATCGTCTGGGGTTTCGTCTACGGCGCGGCCGCGATGGCCGGCACGGGCCTGCCCCTGAATGCGCTGTTCCCCGTCCTGCCCACGCCGGTATGGGGCATCATCTCCGGCATCGCCGGCGCGCTGCTGGTCTGGTTCGGCCGCTACGCGACCTTCGAGAAGGTCTGCGCGGTGCTGGTCGGGATCATGTTCGTCTGTGTCGTCGGCGCGGCGATCATCACCGTGCCCAATCTTCCGCAGCTTCTCGCAGGCCTGGTCCCGACCATCCCCGACGGCGGCGCGGTCAACGTGTTGAGTCTGGCCGGCGGCGTCGGTGGCACGATCACGCTCGCGGCGTACGGCTACTGGCTGCGGGAAAAGGGCTGGAGCACCCCGCGGTTCATGAAGGTGATGCGGATCGACAACACGATGGCGTACGTGATCACCGGCATCTTCGTGGTCGCGACGTTGATCATGGGCGCCGAGGTTCTGTATTCCGCGCAGGTGGCGGTCTCCAGCGGGGACAAGGGCCTGCTCGATCTGACCAACGTGTTGCAGGAGCGCTACGGGTTCATCGCCTCGAAGGTCTTCCTGGTCGGCTTCTGGGCCGTCGCGATGAGCTCGCTGATCGGTGTCTGGAACGGCGTCTCGCTGATGTTCGCCGACTTCGTCCGGCGCGCCCGCTCCGAGCCGGTGGACAGCCCCAATGCGCGCACGGGCGGCAAGTACTACCGCGCGTACATCCTCTGGCTGACCTTCCCGCCGATGATTCTCGTCGCGTTGGGGCGCCCGGACTGGCTGATCCTCGCCTACACCGTGCTCGGCGCGTTCTTCATGCCGTTCCTGGGGCTGACCCTGATCTTCTTGCTGAACTCGAAGGCGATGGGGCAGTGGCGGAACCGTTGGTGGGCCAATGTCGGACTGGTGCTCGTGGCGGTGCTGTTCTTCTACCTCGGCTTCAACGAGCTGACGAAGGCCTTCACCTGA
- a CDS encoding DUF2975 domain-containing protein, producing the protein MSAREVKPLGARRLRAVRGLVATFAIVVPALMIAAPLVAWASGQPLRWVGSTQEQLGPVWGGSGATPAAVANYADRVIWSAPGASPGWWLLSLVPPVAGAALIAVGGRALWRLLGDVGAGEPFTGPALRRVELLSRCVFAYGLLVPLLELAVALFLTWGHQVETSFYYAIPPGYAVPVVVGLVLLVLVEVYRRGLALREDAEGLI; encoded by the coding sequence ATGTCCGCACGCGAGGTGAAACCGCTCGGGGCCCGTCGCCTACGGGCAGTCAGGGGCCTGGTGGCGACGTTCGCGATCGTGGTCCCGGCGCTGATGATCGCCGCGCCGCTGGTCGCGTGGGCGAGCGGCCAGCCGCTGCGCTGGGTCGGTAGTACGCAAGAACAGCTCGGGCCGGTGTGGGGCGGGTCCGGGGCGACGCCTGCGGCGGTGGCCAACTACGCCGACCGGGTCATCTGGTCGGCCCCGGGCGCGTCTCCCGGGTGGTGGCTGCTCAGCCTGGTGCCGCCGGTCGCCGGCGCGGCGCTGATCGCCGTCGGCGGCCGCGCCCTGTGGCGGCTGCTCGGCGATGTCGGGGCCGGCGAGCCCTTCACCGGCCCCGCCCTGCGTCGAGTCGAGCTGCTCTCCCGGTGCGTCTTCGCCTACGGGCTGTTGGTGCCGCTCCTGGAGCTCGCGGTCGCGCTGTTCCTGACCTGGGGCCATCAGGTCGAGACCTCCTTCTACTACGCGATCCCGCCCGGGTACGCCGTGCCGGTGGTGGTCGGCCTCGTCCTGCTGGTCCTGGTCGAGGTCTACCGGCGCGGGCTTGCCCTGCGTGAGGACGCCGAGGGTCTGATCTGA
- the dapD gene encoding 2,3,4,5-tetrahydropyridine-2,6-dicarboxylate N-succinyltransferase: MTQSPAATDPTRTASGWGLATEHAGGQVLDAWYPEPTLGETVVGPPDALSALAGEDPARATRAVVVRTEIDLDAAPADAADAYLRLHLLSHRLVAPNTINLDGLFGRLANVVWTSAGPCAVDGFEATRLRLRAAGPVAVYGVDKFPRMTDYVVPTGVRIADADRVRLGAHLAPGTTVMHEGFVNFNAGTLGSSMIEGRISQGVVVGDGSDIGGGASTMGTLSGGGTERVSIGERCLVGAEAGVGIALGDDCVVEAGLYVTAGTKITIGDRTVKARELSGRNNLLFLRNSLTGAVEARDRSGGRVELNAALHAN; this comes from the coding sequence ATGACGCAGTCCCCCGCAGCGACCGATCCGACCCGCACCGCCTCCGGCTGGGGGCTGGCCACCGAACACGCCGGCGGCCAGGTGCTGGACGCCTGGTACCCGGAGCCGACGCTCGGCGAGACCGTTGTCGGTCCGCCCGATGCGCTGTCCGCCCTCGCCGGCGAGGACCCCGCGCGGGCGACCCGGGCCGTCGTGGTGCGTACCGAGATCGACCTCGATGCCGCGCCCGCGGACGCCGCCGATGCGTACCTGCGGCTGCACCTGCTCTCCCACCGCCTCGTCGCGCCGAACACGATCAACCTGGACGGCCTCTTCGGCCGGCTGGCGAACGTGGTCTGGACCAGCGCCGGTCCGTGCGCCGTCGACGGCTTCGAGGCGACCCGGCTGCGCCTGCGCGCCGCCGGTCCGGTCGCCGTGTACGGCGTGGACAAGTTTCCGCGGATGACCGACTACGTGGTGCCGACCGGGGTGCGGATCGCCGACGCCGACCGGGTACGCCTGGGCGCCCACCTCGCGCCGGGGACGACCGTGATGCACGAGGGCTTCGTCAACTTCAACGCGGGTACGCTCGGCAGCTCCATGATCGAGGGCCGGATCTCCCAGGGCGTCGTGGTGGGCGACGGCTCCGACATCGGCGGCGGCGCGTCCACGATGGGCACGCTGTCCGGCGGCGGCACCGAGCGGGTCTCGATCGGCGAGCGCTGCCTGGTCGGCGCCGAGGCCGGGGTCGGGATCGCGCTCGGCGATGACTGCGTGGTCGAGGCCGGGCTCTATGTCACCGCCGGCACCAAGATCACGATCGGCGACCGGACGGTCAAGGCCCGCGAGCTGTCCGGCCGGAACAACCTGCTGTTCCTGCGCAATTCGCTGACCGGCGCTGTCGAGGCCCGCGACCGCTCCGGCGGGCGGGTCGAGCTGAACGCCGCGCTGCACGCGAACTGA
- the dapE gene encoding succinyl-diaminopimelate desuccinylase, giving the protein MPAADETRLDLDGDVVALLRQLIDIESVSGDEGPIADAVEGALRALPGLEVIRDGDCVVAVSPGPTDRRVIIAGHLDTVPVAGNLPSRSVGTGAEEQIFGRGSADMKGGVAVQLSVAAALAHAGRQARPVTWIFYDNEEVEAARNGLGRLARNRPDLLAGEFAVLCEPSNARVEGGCQGTLRVDIRLAGRAAHSARPWVGSNAIHAAAPVLDRLARYRAREPEVDGLTYREGLSAVGIRGGIAGNVIPDECVVTVNYRFAPDRDLAAAEAHVREVFDGFDVTRTDGSPGARPGLDRPVAAEFLAAVGGEPGPKFGWTDVSRFSALGVPAVNYGPGDPLLAHTDDEHTPAAQVRACREALLRWLAG; this is encoded by the coding sequence GTGCCTGCGGCCGATGAGACCCGACTCGACCTCGACGGCGATGTCGTCGCCCTGTTGCGCCAGCTGATCGACATCGAATCGGTCAGCGGCGACGAGGGGCCGATCGCCGATGCCGTGGAGGGCGCGCTGCGCGCCCTGCCCGGACTGGAGGTGATCCGCGACGGCGACTGTGTGGTCGCGGTCTCGCCGGGACCGACCGACCGGCGGGTGATCATCGCCGGACATCTGGACACCGTGCCGGTGGCGGGCAATCTGCCGAGCCGGTCGGTCGGCACGGGCGCCGAGGAACAGATCTTCGGGCGCGGCTCGGCCGACATGAAGGGCGGCGTCGCCGTCCAGCTCTCCGTCGCCGCGGCGCTCGCCCACGCGGGACGGCAGGCCCGGCCGGTGACCTGGATCTTCTACGACAACGAGGAGGTCGAGGCCGCCCGCAACGGCCTCGGCCGGTTGGCCCGCAACCGGCCCGACCTGCTCGCCGGCGAGTTCGCCGTGCTCTGCGAACCGTCCAACGCGCGCGTCGAGGGCGGCTGCCAGGGGACGCTGCGGGTCGACATCCGGCTCGCCGGACGAGCCGCGCACTCGGCCCGGCCCTGGGTGGGAAGCAACGCCATCCACGCCGCCGCGCCGGTCCTGGACCGCCTCGCCCGCTATCGCGCCCGGGAGCCCGAGGTGGACGGGCTCACCTACCGGGAAGGCCTGAGCGCCGTCGGCATCCGCGGCGGCATCGCGGGCAATGTGATCCCCGACGAGTGCGTCGTCACGGTGAACTACCGCTTTGCCCCGGACCGTGACCTGGCCGCCGCCGAGGCGCATGTCCGCGAGGTCTTCGACGGCTTCGACGTCACCCGCACCGACGGCTCGCCGGGCGCGCGGCCCGGCCTGGACCGCCCGGTGGCGGCGGAGTTCCTGGCCGCCGTGGGCGGCGAGCCCGGGCCGAAGTTCGGCTGGACCGACGTCTCGCGGTTCTCCGCGCTCGGCGTACCGGCCGTGAACTACGGTCCGGGCGATCCGCTGCTGGCCCACACCGACGACGAGCACACCCCGGCCGCCCAGGTGCGCGCATGCCGTGAGGCGCTGCTGCGCTGGCTGGCAGGATGA
- a CDS encoding ArsR/SmtB family transcription factor, giving the protein MANARASDGARPDAFTVLADPVRRRLIEVLAAGGEQPAGELTRIASAEFGIGQPAGSMQLRVLRDSGFCEVRRDGARRLYRLRPDALAAVRAWLAGLHREWSQPLDALATEVARGKRERRRGTPGAERPGRQAG; this is encoded by the coding sequence ATGGCGAACGCTCGGGCGAGTGACGGCGCGCGGCCCGATGCGTTCACGGTGCTGGCCGATCCGGTACGCCGGCGCCTGATCGAGGTCCTGGCAGCGGGCGGAGAGCAGCCGGCCGGGGAGCTGACCCGGATCGCCAGCGCCGAGTTCGGGATCGGCCAGCCGGCCGGCTCGATGCAACTGCGAGTACTGCGCGACAGCGGGTTCTGCGAGGTACGCCGAGACGGCGCGCGGCGTCTCTACCGGTTGCGGCCCGACGCGCTCGCCGCGGTGCGGGCCTGGCTCGCGGGCCTGCACCGGGAATGGTCCCAGCCGCTCGACGCGCTCGCCACCGAGGTGGCGCGCGGCAAGCGGGAGCGTCGGCGGGGGACGCCCGGCGCCGAACGGCCGGGGCGGCAGGCGGGCTGA
- a CDS encoding helix-turn-helix domain-containing protein, with translation MPAEESHRVHCRLDELLAERGITLTALAERVGVSVVNLSVLKNDRARAVRFSTLTAICEALDCEIGDLLVIN, from the coding sequence ATGCCTGCCGAGGAATCGCATCGGGTGCACTGCCGACTGGATGAGCTGCTGGCCGAGCGGGGGATCACGCTCACCGCGCTGGCCGAGCGCGTCGGAGTCTCCGTGGTCAACCTGTCGGTGCTCAAGAACGATCGGGCCCGGGCAGTCCGTTTCTCCACGCTGACCGCGATCTGCGAGGCGCTGGATTGCGAGATCGGTGACCTGCTTGTGATCAACTGA
- the glgC gene encoding glucose-1-phosphate adenylyltransferase translates to MTARPRVLSIVLAGGEGKRLMPLTVDRAKPAVPFGGTYRLIDFVLSNLVNSDMRKVCVLTQYKSHSLDRHISLTWRLSTILGNYITPVPAQQRLGPRWYQGSADAIFQSMNLIRDEDPDYVVVFGADNIYRMDVSQMLERHIESGLDCTVAGIRVPRSEASAFGIIDAARDGKINSFLEKPADPPGLPDSPEESYASMGNYIFTASALVKALTDDAAADTRHDMGGNIIPGFVEAGQAQVYDFRDNQVPDATTRDRDYWRDVGTIDAFHDAHMDLVSVEPNFNLYNDAWPIWTYQVQRPGAKFVLRGTAEDSIVSAGCIISGGDVDRSVLSPNVRVDKWAKVERSVLMENVEIGRNVVLRNAILDKNAVVDRGVEIGVDHDADRARGLTVSPGGITVVPKGAHITRD, encoded by the coding sequence ATGACAGCTCGACCGAGGGTCTTGTCGATCGTTCTCGCCGGTGGCGAGGGCAAGAGGTTGATGCCGTTGACCGTGGACCGGGCCAAGCCCGCGGTCCCCTTCGGCGGTACGTACCGGTTGATCGACTTCGTGCTGTCCAATCTCGTCAACTCCGACATGCGCAAGGTGTGCGTGCTGACCCAGTACAAGTCGCATTCGCTGGACCGGCACATCTCGCTGACCTGGCGGCTGTCGACGATCCTGGGCAACTACATCACCCCGGTGCCGGCCCAGCAGCGGCTCGGCCCGCGCTGGTACCAGGGCAGCGCCGATGCGATCTTCCAGTCGATGAACCTGATCCGCGACGAGGATCCCGACTACGTGGTCGTCTTCGGCGCCGACAACATCTACCGGATGGACGTCTCGCAGATGCTCGAGCGCCACATCGAGTCCGGGCTGGACTGCACGGTCGCCGGGATCCGGGTGCCGCGCTCGGAGGCGAGCGCCTTCGGCATCATCGATGCCGCGCGCGACGGCAAGATCAACTCCTTCCTGGAGAAGCCGGCCGATCCGCCCGGGCTGCCGGACAGTCCGGAGGAGTCCTATGCCTCGATGGGCAACTACATCTTCACCGCCTCCGCGCTGGTGAAGGCGCTCACCGACGATGCGGCCGCCGACACCCGGCACGACATGGGCGGCAACATCATCCCGGGCTTCGTCGAGGCCGGACAGGCGCAGGTCTATGACTTCCGCGACAACCAGGTCCCCGACGCCACCACCCGGGACCGGGACTACTGGCGCGATGTCGGGACGATCGACGCCTTCCACGACGCCCACATGGATCTGGTCTCCGTCGAGCCCAACTTCAACCTCTACAACGATGCCTGGCCGATCTGGACCTACCAGGTGCAGCGCCCCGGCGCGAAGTTCGTGCTCCGCGGCACGGCCGAGGACTCGATCGTCAGCGCCGGCTGCATCATCTCCGGTGGCGATGTCGACCGCTCGGTGCTCTCGCCGAATGTCCGCGTGGACAAGTGGGCGAAGGTCGAGCGATCCGTGCTGATGGAGAATGTCGAGATCGGCCGCAATGTGGTGCTACGCAACGCGATCCTGGACAAGAACGCGGTCGTGGACCGCGGCGTCGAGATCGGTGTTGATCATGACGCCGATCGGGCCCGGGGGCTGACCGTCTCGCCCGGCGGGATCACCGTCGTGCCCAAGGGCGCGCACATCACCCGCGACTGA